GCGCGGGTGAGCCCCTCGGCGGTGTCGATCGAATTGGCCGACGGGCTTGGGCTCCCGGTGCTCTCGGTCGCCTCGATGGTGGCCCGTCCGGTGACCGATCAGCAGCTCCTGGCCGCGGTGTCGAATGCGGGGCCGGACCGGCTCTTCGAGCTGATCTGGTCCGCTCAGCCGTCGTCGGCGGTGCAGCCGGTGTCGGTAAGTGCTTGGGGCACCCCGGCATCCGGTGAGACCCAGGAGGGCGAGGCCGAGCGATCGGTGGTGCTGTTCGAATCGCAGCCGGTGCCCGGCGACGTGATCACCGAGGTGTACGCGGCGACGCGAGCCGTGCTGCCCGTGCTGCAATCCTGGTTGTCCCGCGACGGCGCCGGAACGCTGATAGTGGCGACCCGCGGCGCGATGACGTTGCCGGGGGAGGACGTCACCGATCTGGCCGGCGCGGCGGTGTGGGGACTGGTGCGCTCGGCGCAAACCGAACACCCCGGCCGGATCGTGCTCGTCGACACGGATGCGCCACTGGATCCCGACGCGATCGCCGCCGTGTTGGCGGTCGGTGAGCCGCAGGCATTGCTGCGCAACGGGATGGTCCACACCGCGCGGGTGCTCGGCAGCCGCGCCGTCGGCGCCCTGCTGACGCCGCCCGAGGACGGCCCGTGGCGGCTGGGCATGAGCAGCTACGGCACGATCGAAAATCTGCGGATAGAGCGGATTCCCGACGCCGATGCGCCCTTGGGGCCGGGCCAGGTGCGGGTTGCGCTGTCAGCCATCGCCGCCAACTTCCGTGACGTCATGATCGCCTTGGGCCTTTATCCCGATCCGGACGCGATCATGGGCATCGAGGCAGCCGGCGTGATCACCGAAACCGCCTTGCAGAACGGGCGTTTCGCGGTCGGTGACCGCGTCATGGGACTGTTCCCGGACGGCACCGGAACGATTGCCAGGACCGACGAGCGACTGCTCGTCAAGGTGCCGGCGGGATGGTCACACACCGCCGCTGCGACGGCTTCGGTGGTGTTCGCCACGGCGCGCTACGCCCTGGTGGACCTGGCCGCCGCCAAGCCCGGTCAGCGGATGCTCGTGCACGCCGCCGCCGGCGGGGTGGGAATGGCCGCGGTCCAGCTGGCGCGCCAGATCGGCCTGGAGGTGTTCGCGACGGCCAGCCGTGGCAAGTGGGACACATTGCGGGCCATGGGGTTCGACGACGACCACATCGCCGATTCGCGCAGCCTGGAATTCGAGGACAAGTTCCGGGCCGTCACCGGCCGGACCGGCGTGGCCGGGATGGACATCGTGCTCGACTCGCTGTCCGGCGACTTCGTGGACGCCTCCCTGCGGCTGGTCGCGCCCGGCGGGGTCTTCCTGGAAATGGGCAAGACCGACATCCGCGATCCCCAGGTCGTCGCCCGCGACCACTCCGGGGTGCGCTACCGCGCCTTCGACCTCTTCGAAGCCGGACCGGACCGCATTGCGCAGATGCTCGACGAACTGGCCGCCATGTTCGCCGAAGACGTGCTGCGGCCGCTCCCGGTGACCCGATTCGACGTGCGCCGTGCCCCCGCCGCGCTGCGCTATCTGAGCCAGGCCCGCCACGTCGGCAAGGTCGTCATGACCATGCCCGACGCGTGGACGACGGGCACCGTGTTGATCACGGGCGCCACCGGGATGGCCGGTTCGGCGGTCGCGCGGCACGTCGTGACCCGCCACGGCGCGCGCAACGTCGTGTTGGTCAGCCGCCGCGGTCTTGATGCGCCGGGTGCCGCGGAGCTGGTGGCCGAGCTGACTGCGGCCGGTGCCCACGCGGAGGCAGTGGCCTGCGATGCCGCCGACCGCGAGGCATTGGCCAAGGTGATCGCCGACATCCCGATGCAGCGCCCGCTGACCGGCGTGATTCATGCCGCCGGCGTCTTGGACGACGCGGTGGTGACGTCCTTGAATCCCGAGCGGATGGGTGCCGTGCTGCGGTCCAAGGTCGATGCGGCATGGAACTTGCACGACTTGACCCGCGACCTGGATGTGTCGGCCTTCGTGATGTTTTCGTCGATCGCCGGCCTGGCGGGCGCCTCGGGTCAGGCCAACTACGCCGCCGGCAACTCATTCCTCGACGGGCTGGCCGCGCACCGCCGCGCCCACGGCCTGCCGGCGATCTCGCTGGGTTGGGGGCTGTGGGATCAGGCCAGCGCCATGACCGGCGCGCTGGGCGCTGCCGACCTCGCCCGCTTCGGGCGGGACGGGATCGTCGCGATGTCCTCAGGCGAGGCGCTGGAATTGATGGACACCGCGCTCATCGTCGACGAGCCGTTCATGCTGCCCGCCCACATCGACCTCGCGGCGCTGCGGGTCAAGTTCGACTCGGGCACCTTGCCGCCGATGTTCGTCGACCTGATCAATGCGCCGACGCGACGCCAGGTCGACGACTCGCTGGCCGCCGCCAAGTCGAAATCCGCTCTGCTGCAACGCCTCGAAGGGCTCCCCGAGGACGAGCAGCAGGCGATCCTGCTGGACTTGGTGCGTTCGCACATCGCCACCGTGCTCGGCAGCTCCAGCCCCGAGGCCATCCATCCGGACCGGGCGTTCCAGGAGCTCGGCTTCGACTCCCTGACCGCAGTCGAAATGCGCAACCGGCTCAAAGCCGCGACCGGGCTGGCGCTTTCACCGACGCTCATCTTCGACTACCCGAACTCCGCGGCGCTGGCCGGCTACATGCACCGAGAACTCCTCGGAGCATCGGAACACACCACGGCGGCCCCGGCCCCGGGCGAAGCCGAGATCCAGCGCGTTGTCGGGTCGATTCCGGTCAAGCGGCTCCGGCAGGCGGGCGTATTGGAACTGCTGCTGGCGTTGGCCGACGAATCCAGCGGCAACGGGCAGGCCGCGGCGCCCGCGACCACGGAGAAGAACATCGCCGACATGGACCTCGACGATCTGGTCAACGCGGCGCTGCTGGACGACGATGACGAATAGTCATGAACGCAATTGAGTGAGGGCACTCAGTGAGAATTGCTGTCACCGGGGCCAGCGGAGTGCTCGGCCGCGGCCTGGCCATGCGGCTGCTCACCCAGGGCCACGATGTCGTCGGGATCGCCCGCCACCGCCCCGAAAGCTGGCCGAGCGCAGCCGACTTCGTCGGCGCCGATATCCGTGACGCGGCCGCGGTCAAACGCGCCCTGGCCGGTGCGGATGTGGTCGCGCACTGCGCGTGGGCGAACAGTCCCGGGCCCGACGAACGCATCAGCCACCAGGTCAACATCGACGGCAGCCGCAACGTGCTCGACGCCATGGCCGAGGCCGGGTCCAGGCGAATCGTTTTCGCGTCGACCGCGCACGTGTACGGGGGGAGCGGCGCGCCGAAGACCGAACACGACGCCTTGACCCCGGTCAGTGCCGACGGTCAATTCAACGCGCGGGTCGAACGCATGCTTGCGGAATCGGGCACGGAATGGATCGCAATCCGCTCCGCGCTGATCCTCGGCCGAAGCGTCGACAACTGGGCGCGCCGGGTGTTGGCACTACCGGTGTTCCCCGCCCGATCAAGCGATCGCCGCATACAGGTCGTCCACCTCGACGACGCGCTTCGGCTGTTCAACTGCGCGATCGTGGACGATGGAATCGACAGCGGCGCAGTCAATCTCGCTGCTCCCGGGGAGGTGACCATCCGGCGGATCGCCGCCGCGCTGCGCCGCCCGGTCGTGCGGCTGGGCTTCGAGCCGGCGGAATTGCAACGGGCACAGGGTGCTCCACTCATGGACCTCTCGCGGCTCCGCGACAAGTGGGGATTCCGGCCCGCATGGGAATCCGGCGAATGTATCGACGATTTCGCGCTGGCCGTGCGCGGCCGGGTCACCGTGGGCAAGCGGGTGATATCGCTGCCCTGGCGGTTGGCCAACATCCAGGACCTACCGTCGGTCGACGCACCTAGCGACGACGGCGTCAAACCCAATTTGGCGGGCGCAGCGGGGGATAACGGGGAATTCGATACACCGATCGACCCCCGCTTTCCCACGTTCCTGGCCACGAACCTGTCGGAGGCGCTGCCCGGCCCGTTCTCGCCGGCATCGGCGTCGGCGACGGTCCGGGGACTGCGGGCCAGCGCTGTATGCGTTGCCGAGCGATTGCGGCCCGGGGGCACGATCCAGCGCGAAATCGCGATGCGCATGGTCGCGGTGTTCGCCCACCGCCTGTACGGCGCGATTACGACCGCGCACTTCATGGCCGAGACGGTGCCTTTCGTGAAGCCCACGACGGTGGTGAGCAACAGCGGATTCTTCGGCCCCAGCATGGCCGCTCTGCCGATCTTCGGCGAGGAACATCCGCATTCCGACACCGGCCGAATCCGCAAGCAACTGCGCACCGTCCGCAACATCGGGGTATTCGGCGTCAACCTGATCGGCCTGTCGGCCGGTGCGGCCATGGACACCCGCGAGTTCGTTGCCGACGTCGATCGTCTCGAGCGCTTGACCGACGGCGATCTCGCCGGAATCGACGAGCGTCGGCTGCTGAGCCTGATCTCGTTGGCGCGGGACCAGGTGGTGCACGGCTGGGTGCTGGCGGCGGGTTCGTTCCTGCTGTGCGCGGCGTTCAACGTGTTGCTGCGCGGGTTGTGCGGGCGGGACATCGCCGCGCCCGGCGGGCCGGAATTGGTCAGCGCGCGTTCGGTCGAGGCGATGCAGCGGTTGGTGGTTGCCGCGCAGCGCGATCCCAAAGTGGCAGCGCTGCTGACAGAACCGGGGGACCGGCTGGACAAGCTCGCCGTCGAGGCACCGGAATTCCACGCCGCGCTGTTCGACGAGCTGGCACTGATCGGGCACCGTGGCCCGGCCGAGCTCGAGATGCTGTCCACCAGCTACGCCGACGACCCCGAGCTGCTGGTCCGGATGGTGACCAGAGCGATGAGCGCACCGTCCGCGTCGCAGCCGCAGCGTCCTCAGATTCCGTTGCATGCCAAGCCAATTGCGGTGCTGGCCACCCAGCAGCTGCGCGACCGTGAGGTCCGCCGCGACAAGGTGGTGCGCGCGAACTGGGTGCTGCGCACGCTGCTGCGCGAGTACGGGCGCCGGGCGGTCGAGGCCGGGGTCTTCGCTGCCGGCGATGACGTGTTCTACCTGCTCGTCGACGAACTGGATGCCTTACCGGCGGATGTGGGCGCGCTGGTGGCCCTGCGCCGGGCCGAACAACGCCGACTGGCCGCGGTGGCGCCGCCGACGGTCTTCAGCGGAAGTTGGCAGCCGACCGTTACCTCGTCGGCGGCCCTGGCCAGCGGGGGCACCATGCGCGGTGTCGGCGTGTGCGGGGGACGGGTGCGCGGCCGGGTGCGCATCGTGCGTCCCGAGACGATTGACGACCTGCAGCCCGGTGAGATCCTCGTCGCCGAGGTCACCGACGTCGGATACACGGCGGCGTTCTGCTACGCCGCCGCAGTCGTGACCGAACTGGGCGGCCCGATGTCCCACGCCGCGGTGGTGGCCCGCGAATTCGGCTTCCCCTGTGTCGTCGACGTTCAGGGGGCGACCAAGTCGTTGCCGCCGGGTGCCCTGGTCGAGGTCGATGGCGCGACGGGCGAAATCCACGTTCTGGAGCTCGCCCCGGACGACGCGCTGAGCTAGTCGAACTCCATCTCCAGATTGACCGGCCCGCTCAGCCCCAGCATCGGTTTCCACTGTGCCGTCGCCACGCGGCGCGGGTTGGTCATGCGCCGGGCCAGGACTTTGAGCGCCCCGGCGAGTTCGGTTCGGGCGAGGTTCGCGCCCAGGCAATAGTGCGCTCCGCCACCGAACGTCAGAATGGGCGGTGGGTCCTCGCGGGTGATGTCGAACCGGCTCGGGTCGGGATAGACCCCCGGATCGCAGTTGGCGGCAAAGGTATTCACCGAAATGAAGGTACCGGCCGGGAAGGTGTAATCGGCGAAGGTGACGTCGTCGAGAACGGTGCGCAGGGTGGTACAGACCGCGGGCGAATGGCGCATGCATTCCTCGACGGACGGCATCGCGAGGTCGGGGTTGTCGCGGAGCATCGCCACCTGGTCGGGGTGATCGCACAGCGCGTGCATGCACGCGGCCAGCTGATTGCGGGTGGTGTCGGTGCCGGCGCTGAGGATGCTGAACGCCAGCATGCGCATCTCCGCGTTGCTCAGCCGGTCGCCGTCGTCCTGCGCGCGGATCAGTTCGGAGATCAAGTCGTCGGTCAACCGGCTCCGTCGTTCGGCGATCATGTCGTCGATGTAGGCGTCGAATTCGTCCCACGCCCGCATCACGATGTGCTGCTCGTTCGCCAGGTCGGAGTCGAACCGCACGATTTTGAAAATGTCCTCCGCCCAAAGGGAAAACTGCTCCCAGTCCTCGGGTGGGGCGCCCAACAACGCGCAGATGATCGGGATGGGGTAGGGCCGTGCGATGTCGGTGACGAAATCGCAGCGGCCGGCCTCGGCGACCTGATCGATCAGCTCGTTGATCACCGTGTCGACGGTGTCTTCCATGCGCGCGGACGCCCGCGGCGTGAAGGCCTTGGACACCAGACCGCGCAGCCGCCGATGTTCCTCGCCTTCCATGCCGAGGATGGTGCCCAGCACCCGGTCATAGAGCGGGCCGGAGGTGATCCCGCGAGCCGTCATGTGCATGCCGGGCGGGAAGACGAACCGGGGATCGCGAAGTATCCCTCGGGCGAGTTCGTAGCCGAGCACCTCGGGTCCCAACGGCCCGAGGGCGATCGGAGAACGCTTGCGCGCCTCGTGGATCTGGGGGGCGACCTGGTGCACGGTGTCGGTGATGTCGTAGTGCAGCGTGGGGAGGCCGGCGTCGAAGACGCTGGGTGCTGCGGTGTCGACGGTCATGGTGTCTCCTTGTCGGTCATGACCTGTCCGGGGCGAGAATCCGCAGCGGTAAACGCGGCAGGGTGCAGGTCGGGGACGGCCACGTGATCTCGGGCCGGTGGCCGGGCGACAGCTCGAAATAGGGGATCCGTCTCAACCACTCGGTCACGACGACGTTCATCTCCATGCGGGCCAGGTGCGAACCCACGCAGCGGTGCGGACCGCCACCGAAGCCCCAGTGCTTGTGCACCTTGCCGTCCATCACTAGGTCGTCACCGCATATCGCATCGCCACCGTCCCGGTTGATGGCGCCGAGGCACAGCCGCACCCGGGACCCGGCGGGCAGCGTAATGCCGGCGACTGTGACCTCTTCGGTTGTCACCCGTGGAACGACCGGAGCCGAGGACTCCAGCCGGACGATCTCCTCGACGAAAACGCGTATCTGGTCCGGCGTTTCGCGTAGCGTGGCGCGTAGCTCCGGACGCCGTGCCAATTCGAGCATCGCGGCGCCGATGGCCGAGGTGACGGTGTCCAGGCCGGCGAGGACGAAGAAGAAGGCCATTCCGAGGGCCTCGTCATCGGTGAGCGCGTCCTCGCCCACGAGCACCTGGGACAGGACGTCGTCACCCGGGTTTGCTCGATGCTCGGCCACGGCCTCGGTGAGGTAGGCGAACAGCTCGAGCGCCGGTGTCAGATCGGGGGTTTCGCCGGCGTCGTTGGGCAGGCTCAACTCGATGATGGCGTCTTTCCACCCGATCAGGCGTTCGCGGTCCTGCAGCGGCAGGCCGAACAGCGTCAGGAAGACCTGCGAGGGATAGGGAGTCGCGAGATCGGCCATCACCTCGCACTCGCCTTGTCCCGCAAGGGAGTCGATGATGTCGATCGCCTGCGCCTGTATCGACGGCAGGATCGCGGCGAGCGCATGGGGGCCGAAGAACGGGTGCAGGATGCGGCGAAACCGGGTGTGCTCCGGAGGGTCGAACGCGGCGGGCACCAGTGGAAGCGGACTCCCGACCACCTCGAACGCCTTCTTGGAGGAGAACACGTTCGGGTTGCGCAGCGCCGCGAGGACGTCCTCGCGACGGGTCAGCGCGTACCAGCCGTCGCTCAACACCACCGGGCCGGCGTCCCGCAGCGCCGCCCAGCCGACGCCGCGGTCGAGCGCCATCGGCAGATCGTCCAAATCGAGTCTGGGAATGTCGCGGGCGTCGGGAGCCATGCCGTCTCCTATCACGGAATATTGGTCGCCAGGAAGGTCAGTGGCAGGCCCAGGATCGACACGTCGTTTTCGTCGAGGAAGGTGCCCTCGCCCTCCATGCGTTGCCGGAAGCGCGTTGTCGCGCCGTAGCGTTCGGCGACGGCGTCGGCCGTGGCGGCTTCCGGGACTCCGATGACCACGGTGAACACGCCGTCGCCGTGGCGCTCGAGGAACTCGGTCACCGAGACGGCGACCTCCCCGGTCGATCCCGGGATCGGGCTGATCAGCTCGATGCCCCGATTCCAGTCGAGGTGGATGTCCAGGCCGAGCTCGGCCAGCTGCAGCGGCTCGAAGACGAACCCCAGATCGCTGAACATCTGGGTCACGGCCGCATGCCGGTCCGGTGCCACGGCGAACACGACGTGGTGGAGCGAGGGTTCTTGTGCTGTCGTCATGGTGCCAGGACTCCACGGGGAAGTAGCAGGGGCAGGTCGTTGTAGGTGACGATGCCAGGGGGTGCGGCGACAACGGCGGGTATCGCGGTGATCGCCGGCACGGCGGTGATCGTGAGGCCCAACATGATGTAGTCGTCCAGGGTCGTGCCCTCGAAGTCCGGCGGTGGCAGGAAACTCAGCGTGGTCTTGATCGTCGGCCGGCCCTGCACCTCGACGGTGTAGCCCATGTCCAGCGGCCAATCCGGTTCCAGCGCTTGTCCCTTGCGCCACTGCCCGCCGATTTCGATGACCTCTCGGCCGGCCACAATCCCTTTCCAGCGAACGTGGATGCCCGCGACGCAGCCCGTCGCGATGGTCCAGTCCCCGGGCAGGTGCAGATCCTCGGTGGTTTGGGCGTACTCGGCTTCGCAACGGACCTCGTCGAGCTCGACGCCGAGGGCGTCGGCGAGCAGCAACACGCCGTCGCGGAAGATGCCGGATCCTTTCGCGGTGACAGCCGGTAGGTCCGGATGTTCGATGGGATAGCCGAAGCCCATGGGGATTTCGGTCGCCGGCGAGTTGTAGATCGTGGTATCGAAGGACTCCAGCACCGACACCTTGTCCACCCGGTCCGAGAGCCCCGCCGACACGATGGTGAATAGTTGGATGAAGCCGGGGTTGATGCCGGTGCCGAAGATGCTCGACCCGCCCGCCTCGCAGGCCTGGGCGATGCGCTCGCGTCCCGCGCCGAGGAAGTGGCCGGTGATGAACTCGGCGGTGCCCACCACGTTGATGCCCGCCTCGAGGATGCGGGCCAGCTCGTCGACGTCGGCGAACATCGGGTTGTAGACCACGCAGTCCGGCTTGAGCGCGAGCAGGGCCTCGATGTCGTTGGTGGCCTTGACATTCAGCGGCTCGATACCGCACAGCTCGCCGACGTCACGCCCGGCCTTCTCCGGCGAGAAGGCATAGCATCCGACGAGCTCCAGCGTGGCGTTCGCGGCGATCGCCCGGACCGAACTCTTGCCGACGTTACCGGTCGTCCACTGGACGACCCGATAGGTCACCGGGCCGGCCCCGTCATGGATGCGTCGCCGCCTGCGCTTGGCGGGCGAGGCGTTCGTCGTGGATCTTGACGAGCTCGCGGAACCCCAGCCGGTGGTACTTCGGTATCGGCTGGATGCCCCAGACGTCCTGCGCGGTGGCCTTGCCCTCGGCGCCCTCCGGGGGCCCGAACGGCGGGTAGGGGTACTTGCACTCCAAGGTGTCGTTGGAGTACCGGATCTTCAGTAGCTCACTGCAGATCTGCGTGAGGCTCAGCGTCGGGTACCCGTAGTAGACCGCCATGAACGGCAACGT
The sequence above is drawn from the Mycobacterium marseillense genome and encodes:
- a CDS encoding sugar epimerase family protein encodes the protein MRIAVTGASGVLGRGLAMRLLTQGHDVVGIARHRPESWPSAADFVGADIRDAAAVKRALAGADVVAHCAWANSPGPDERISHQVNIDGSRNVLDAMAEAGSRRIVFASTAHVYGGSGAPKTEHDALTPVSADGQFNARVERMLAESGTEWIAIRSALILGRSVDNWARRVLALPVFPARSSDRRIQVVHLDDALRLFNCAIVDDGIDSGAVNLAAPGEVTIRRIAAALRRPVVRLGFEPAELQRAQGAPLMDLSRLRDKWGFRPAWESGECIDDFALAVRGRVTVGKRVISLPWRLANIQDLPSVDAPSDDGVKPNLAGAAGDNGEFDTPIDPRFPTFLATNLSEALPGPFSPASASATVRGLRASAVCVAERLRPGGTIQREIAMRMVAVFAHRLYGAITTAHFMAETVPFVKPTTVVSNSGFFGPSMAALPIFGEEHPHSDTGRIRKQLRTVRNIGVFGVNLIGLSAGAAMDTREFVADVDRLERLTDGDLAGIDERRLLSLISLARDQVVHGWVLAAGSFLLCAAFNVLLRGLCGRDIAAPGGPELVSARSVEAMQRLVVAAQRDPKVAALLTEPGDRLDKLAVEAPEFHAALFDELALIGHRGPAELEMLSTSYADDPELLVRMVTRAMSAPSASQPQRPQIPLHAKPIAVLATQQLRDREVRRDKVVRANWVLRTLLREYGRRAVEAGVFAAGDDVFYLLVDELDALPADVGALVALRRAEQRRLAAVAPPTVFSGSWQPTVTSSAALASGGTMRGVGVCGGRVRGRVRIVRPETIDDLQPGEILVAEVTDVGYTAAFCYAAAVVTELGGPMSHAAVVAREFGFPCVVDVQGATKSLPPGALVEVDGATGEIHVLELAPDDALS
- a CDS encoding cytochrome P450; translated protein: MTVDTAAPSVFDAGLPTLHYDITDTVHQVAPQIHEARKRSPIALGPLGPEVLGYELARGILRDPRFVFPPGMHMTARGITSGPLYDRVLGTILGMEGEEHRRLRGLVSKAFTPRASARMEDTVDTVINELIDQVAEAGRCDFVTDIARPYPIPIICALLGAPPEDWEQFSLWAEDIFKIVRFDSDLANEQHIVMRAWDEFDAYIDDMIAERRSRLTDDLISELIRAQDDGDRLSNAEMRMLAFSILSAGTDTTRNQLAACMHALCDHPDQVAMLRDNPDLAMPSVEECMRHSPAVCTTLRTVLDDVTFADYTFPAGTFISVNTFAANCDPGVYPDPSRFDITREDPPPILTFGGGAHYCLGANLARTELAGALKVLARRMTNPRRVATAQWKPMLGLSGPVNLEMEFD
- a CDS encoding cytochrome P450 → MAPDARDIPRLDLDDLPMALDRGVGWAALRDAGPVVLSDGWYALTRREDVLAALRNPNVFSSKKAFEVVGSPLPLVPAAFDPPEHTRFRRILHPFFGPHALAAILPSIQAQAIDIIDSLAGQGECEVMADLATPYPSQVFLTLFGLPLQDRERLIGWKDAIIELSLPNDAGETPDLTPALELFAYLTEAVAEHRANPGDDVLSQVLVGEDALTDDEALGMAFFFVLAGLDTVTSAIGAAMLELARRPELRATLRETPDQIRVFVEEIVRLESSAPVVPRVTTEEVTVAGITLPAGSRVRLCLGAINRDGGDAICGDDLVMDGKVHKHWGFGGGPHRCVGSHLARMEMNVVVTEWLRRIPYFELSPGHRPEITWPSPTCTLPRLPLRILAPDRS
- a CDS encoding dihydrodipicolinate reductase produces the protein MTYRVVQWTTGNVGKSSVRAIAANATLELVGCYAFSPEKAGRDVGELCGIEPLNVKATNDIEALLALKPDCVVYNPMFADVDELARILEAGINVVGTAEFITGHFLGAGRERIAQACEAGGSSIFGTGINPGFIQLFTIVSAGLSDRVDKVSVLESFDTTIYNSPATEIPMGFGYPIEHPDLPAVTAKGSGIFRDGVLLLADALGVELDEVRCEAEYAQTTEDLHLPGDWTIATGCVAGIHVRWKGIVAGREVIEIGGQWRKGQALEPDWPLDMGYTVEVQGRPTIKTTLSFLPPPDFEGTTLDDYIMLGLTITAVPAITAIPAVVAAPPGIVTYNDLPLLLPRGVLAP